A single Epinephelus fuscoguttatus linkage group LG13, E.fuscoguttatus.final_Chr_v1 DNA region contains:
- the LOC125899771 gene encoding leukocyte cell-derived chemotaxin 1-like, with protein sequence MRETVEKIQNTTHGSGCFEHCTPPQSSTPVCAAGSRLLRFGAVALIVGAVLMLCASVAALYLWKVSDKNVYNVRYSMNINGEVRQGSVEIDSDNNLQRFKTGSGAEEAVEIHDFQIGITGIRFFGGDKCYIKSQIKASLPHMGAHNKESLMFDLTDEDIPVRFDERFVIWVSAEQPMKDTSFLSDKILGLCGELPIYWLQPIYPKDGERRKRDAQRAKRQFNIEEFEAAAEEKDPVSHAEDDTSRVVEEEEGAQSAAGSAYNPENPYHRSGAAGEEGALTFDTMLDHQGICCSECQRSYTHCQRICEPLHGYWPWPYNYRGCQVACRVIMPCRWWVARILGVV encoded by the exons ATGAGAGAGACTGTggaaaaaatccaaaataccaCTCATGGATCTGGCTGTTTTGAACACTGCACGCCTCCG CAAAGCAGCACGCCGGTCTGTGCTGCGGGCAGTCGCCTCCTGAGATTTGGAGCCGTGGCTCTTATTGTCGGTGCAGTGTTGATGTTGTGTGCATCCGTGGCTGCTCTCTACCTGTGGAAAGTCAGCGATAAAAAC GTTTATAATGTTCGTTACAGCATGAACATCAATGGGGAGGTGAGGCAGGGCTCCGTGGAAATTGATTCAGACAACAACCTGCAGAGATTTAAAACTGGGAGTGGAGCTGAGGAAGCTGTGGAGATTCATGACTTTCAAATT GGAATAACCGGAATCCGCTTCTTTGGAGGAGACAAGTGCTATATAAAATCCCAAATCAAAGCCAGCCTTCCCCACATGGGAGCTCACAACAAAGAGTCGCTGATGTTTGACCTG ACAGATGAAGACATTCCAGTGAGGTTTGATGAGAGGTTCGTCATATGGGTTTCTGCGGAGCAGCCGATGAAGGACACCAGCTTTCTGAGTGATAAAATTCTGGGTCTTTGCGGGGAACTTCCCATTTACTGGCTCCAACCAATCTATCCTAAAG AtggggagaggagaaagagagacgcACAGCGAGCCAAACGGCAGTTTAACATAGAGGAGTTTGAGGCAGCTGCAGAGGAGAAGGACCCGGTGAGTCACGCAGAAGACGACACCTCCAGAGtcgtggaggaagaggagggggcgCAGTCTGCTGCGGGGTCAGCATACAATCCCGAAAACCCCTATCAT CGCAGCGGAGCGGCCGGAGAGGAAGGAGCCCTGACCTTTGACACCATGTTAGACCACCAGGGGATCTGCTGCTCAGAATGCCAACGCAGCTACACTCACTGTCAGAGAATATGCGAGCCTCTGCATGGCTACTGGCCCTGGCCCTACAACTACAGAGGATGCCAGGTAGCTTGCAGAGTCATTATGCCCTGTCGCTGGTGGGTGGCACGCATTTTAGGTGTTGTGTAA